In Colletotrichum destructivum chromosome 8, complete sequence, the following proteins share a genomic window:
- a CDS encoding Putative major facilitator superfamily, MFS transporter superfamily has protein sequence MATTAPTTVTEENQPRHDDLTDSAGRPVVKDAAVPAVAASTVMEEAGETENEPRKRSLWIAWLYMFDWYPSHLSKEESHFLRKLDAFLLTFCSVAFFLKWLDSSNINSAYVSGMKEELKLYGNEYSLFQTFYNVGYIICQVPAMLILSRPKYSRYFLPTMEVLWSILTFAQCKLQTAPQIYGTRFLLGVLETPVASGSLFILSSWYKPEELFKRAGLWYVSNNFGVILGGYLQSAAYTNLNGVGGMAGWRWLFIIDGCISLPLSVMGYFIFPGMPTSGKPWWLSQSEYELGQRRMRDEGVEEPKKITAQMLRRLFCHWHWYVGVLAYVLFLSGAYPHGQMSLWLKWQADKWGTYTVPQINTIPTGAQGVSVIAAVLATSLCMVYPTWAIFQVVMAIFMFANICQMIWFIPHGLHFTAYYLFGVSAAVTPILVPTVNYWMKDSAEARAFCTGSMLTFGFAVSSFYPIVVFPVIESPRWKKGYIVNFFFILGCWFFLSLGFFLIRREEKRQKERRALLDEEHLKGGDVKHVD, from the exons ATGGCCACAACGGCCCCcacgacggtgacggaggaGAACCAGCCTCGACATGACGACCTTACGGACTCGGCTGGACGCCCCGTTGTCAAGGACGCGGCCGTCCCAGCCGTCGCGGCTTCGACCGTCATGgaagaggccggcgagaccGAGAACGAGCCGCGGAAGAGATCTCTCTGGATAGCCTGGCTGTACATGTTCGACTGGTATCCCTCGCACTTGTCCAAGGAAGAGTCTCATTTCTTGAGGAAGCTGGACGCGTTCCTCCTGACCTTTTGCAGTGTG GCATTCTTCCTGAAGTGGCTCGATTCTTCCAACATCAACAGCGCATACGTCTCCGGAATGAAGGAGGAACTGAAGCTCTACGGAAATGA ATACTCGCTCTTCCAGACCTTCTACAACGTCGGCTACATCATCTGCCAGGTCCCAGCCATGCTAATCCTGTCCCGGCCAAAGTACTCGAGGTACTTCCTGCCCACCATGGAGGTGCTCTGGAGCATCTTGACGTTTGCGCAGTGCAAGCTGCAGACCGCGCCCCAGATCTACGGCACCCGCTTCCTCCTGGGCGTCCTCGAGACGCCCgtggcctcgggctcgcTGTTCATCCTCTCGTCGTGGTAcaagcccgaggagctgTTCAAGCGCGCGGGCTTGTGGTATGT ATCCAACAACTTTGGCGTCATCCTCGGAGGCTACCTGCAGTCGGCCGCCTACACCAACCTGAACGGCGTGGGCGGCATGGCCGGGTGGCGCTGGCTGTTCATCATCGACGGATGCATCAGCCTACCGCTCTCCGTCATGGGCTACTTCATCTTCCCCGGCATGCCGACCAGCGGCAAGCCCTGGTGGCTCTCCCAGAGCGAGTacgagctcggccagcgccgcatgcgcgacgagggcgtcgaggagcccAAGAAGATCACGGCCCAGATGCTCCGCCGGCTCTTCTGCCACTGGCACTGGTACGTCGGCGTGCTCGCCtacgtcctcttcctctcgggCGCCTACCCCCACGGCCAGATGAGCCTCTGGCTCAAGTGGCAGGCCGACAAATGGGGCACCTACACCGTCCCGCAGATCAACACCATCCCCACCGGCGCCCAGGGCGtctccgtcatcgccgccgtgctggccaCCTCCCTGTGCATGGTCTACCCGACCTGGgccatcttccaggtcgtcATGGCCATCTTCATGTTCGCCAACATCTGCCAGATGATCTGGTTCATCCCGCACGGCCTGCACTTCACCGCCTACTATCTCTTCGGCGTGAGCGCCGCCGTGACGCCCATCCTCGTCCCGACCGTGAACTACTGGATGAAggactcggccgaggcgcgcGCCTTTTGCACGGGCAGCATGTTG ACTTTTGGTTTCGCTGTCTCGTCCTTCTACCCCATCGTCGTGTTCCCCGTCATCGAAAGCCCTCGCTGGAAGAAAGGGTATATTGTTAATTTCTTTTTTATCCTGGGCTGCTGGTTTTTCTTGTCACTGGGCTTCTTCCTGATTCGCAGGGAGGAGAAGCGTcagaaagagaggagggcgCTGTTGGATGAAGAGCACCTGAAGGGCGGTGATGTCAAGCACGTCGATTAG
- a CDS encoding Putative FKBP-type peptidyl-prolyl cis-trans isomerase domain-containing protein, translated as MQGLLLSLGLLASSAVSFVAAADLKIDVTQEVECDRKSKNGDKLTMHYRGTLQSNGEQFDASYDRGTPFSFKIGSGQVIKGWEKGLLDMCIGEKRTLTIPPELGYGPRGMGPIPGGSTLVFETELVGIDGVPKPEKIIIKASEAAESATEGVAEKVASKVAEAADVVKTIVADSDSDAQEHNEL; from the exons ATGCAGggtctccttctctctctcggccttctggccTCCTCCGCTGTCAgcttcgtcgctgccgccgacctcaAGATCGACGTCACCCAGGAGGTCGAGTGCGACCGCAAGTCCAAGAATGGCGACAAGCTCACCATGCACTACCGTGGTACCTTGCAGTCCAATGGCGAGCAGTTCGATGCCA GCTACGACCGCGGAACCCCTTTCAGCTTCAAGATTGGCAGCGGCCAAGTCATTAAGGG ATGGGAGAAGGGTCTGCTGGACATGTGCATTGGCGAGAAGAG AACCCTGACCATCCCCCCTGAGCTCGGATACGGACCCCGCGGCATGGGACCCATTCCCGGCGGCTCGACCCTTG TTTTCGAGACCGAGCTGGTTGGCATTGACGGCGTtcccaagcccgagaagaTTATCATCAAGGCGTCCGAGGCTGCTGAGTCCGCCACCGAGGGCGTTGCCGAGAAGGTCGCCAGCAAGGTCGctgaggccgccgacgtcgtcaagacCATTGTCGCTGACTCCGACTCGGACGCCCAGGAGCACAACGAGCTCTAA
- a CDS encoding Putative GTP binding domain, P-loop containing nucleoside triphosphate hydrolase, whose product MSSAHSYAKESSFAQRQPYWLENNSRPDDQNKGLSDADSLDSMEGQNGDSQQCPNVFRGGNKPKFSDVFIAVMGATGSGKSSFISLCCGKAVKLGRDLNPSTSTIDVYAYEISPDQTVYLIDTPGFYDMERSDTEVLREIADWLRKSYKASILLHGIIYIHRIMQIRLQSSARKNIPLFKELCGDEALKSVILVTSMWDKLSRPQVSDAMAREKQLIETDWGFMVSKGSTVYRHRNTTDSARAIVDRLVNSKGSRPMKLDVQKQMADKNQTLKETVARLELDAAVTKERRKWEREMHGTQEQMREFMRARDEEAKQVTCEMKKEDAQRPTNEDKRAQEKEWQRELREMRETQEQMREAMRAQERESQQALREIREEYNQRLARLERDKERMQVDIELLRGQLS is encoded by the exons ATGTCTTCAGCGCACTCCTACGCCAAAGAGTCCTCCTTTGCGCAACGCCAGCCATACTGGCTCGAGAACAACTCGAGGCCGGATGATCAAAACA AGGGTTTATCGGATGCTGACTCGCTCGACTCAATGGAGGGCCAAAATGGCGACTCCCAGCAGTGTCCCAATGTCTTCCGAGGCGGAAACAAACCAAA ATTTTCCGATGTTTTCATCGCTGTCATGGGCGCTACGGGTTCTGGAAAGAGCTCCTTCATCTCTCTCTGCTGTGGAAAGGCCGTGAAACTCGGCCGTGATCTGAACCCCA GCACAAGCACGATTGACGTATACGCGTACGAAATCTCGCCCGACCAGACCGTCTACTTGATCGACACGCCCGGCTTCTATGACATGGAGCGCAGCGACACCGAGGTTCTGCGAGAGATTGCTGACTGGCTGAGGAAGTCGTACAAGGCCagcatcctcctccacgGAATTATATATATTCATCGTATTATGCAGATTCGTCTGCAGAGTTCCGCAAGAAAGAACATCCCTTTGTTCAAGGAGCTCTGCGGTGACGAGGCCCTCAAAAGTGTCATTCTCGTCACGTCCATGTGGGACAAGCTATCACGGCCCCAGGTATCCGACGCAATGGCCCGTGAGAAGCAGCTCATCGAAACGGACTGGGGGTTCATGGTGTCCAAGGGCAGCACGGTGTACCGCCATCGAAACACGACCGACTCGGCGCGGGCAATCGTCGACCGCCTCGTCAACAGCAAGGGAAGCCGCCCCATGAAGCTTGATGTCCAGAAGCAGATGGCCGACAAGAATCAGACGCTGAAGGAGACGGTGGCGAGGCTCGagctcgatgccgccgtcaccaaggAGCGCAGAAAATGGGAGCGGGAGATGCACGGCACGCAGGAGCAGATGCGCGAGTTTATGCGCGCGCGAGACGAGGAAGCGAAGCAGGTAACGTgcgagatgaagaaggaagacgCCCAACGGCCGACAAATGAGGACAAGAGGGCCCAGGAGAAGGAATGGCAGCGGGAATTGCGTGAGATGCGGGAAACGCAAGAGCAGATGCGCGAGGCCATGAGGGCCCAGGAAAGGGAGTCGCAGCAGGCGTTGCGTGAGATAAGGGAGGAGTATAACCAACGGCTGGCACGGCTGGAGAGGGACAAGGAGCGCATGCAGGTCGATATAGAACTGCTCCGTGGGCAGCTGTCGTAA
- a CDS encoding uncharacterized protein (Putative zn(2)Cys(6) fungal-type DNA-binding domain, transcription factor domain, fungi) — protein sequence MDLTASASGSGPQSQDGTSENDIPSCQGCRRRKLRCSRDQPVCSHCKRLDSPCVYDLKKNKPGIKPGAVESLNRRVEVLENALLQKSHGERSFPGSHGHDDESGGHAPAESQNVVGILSLLARELHKLNSKNRLNSQAGTPEGGADHAVLSPATSSSSRRHTVDGIEVVSHPHNQPRKRRRVDSCGNPNIDLAYPLEDLENITTSLPPPDLLEDVINVYFNIIQPWIPILHETQFRRRVHDPEQLPRLVVVLHAMVVAALRYVDSPETRPSAQEVERRALRSRDIVILNAMDQLSVENLQALVILAFNDIGNGDASKAWSVVGSLTRTVEYLQLSIESDHQDKEPLLKPLPSIPPPQNWTEEEERRRVFWNIFNLDRFCSVTTGWNTSLTSDDVHRRLPADGGLWHKEEPVITPFFGIWDRSAAKMGNSIAFLPVHYPSPEQTAEAPPQTPVSASSHKGPNTVDMTTVGAFAYCIEATESLSRVTTYFLQQKINFQDRGEVSSWLTRFKELDLRLVHWKMFLPQKWKDSNISRQPALINMDPNLTLAHVTHNTSMILLHQRIAYPEARWSGIVKLPSFCNAETCQEAAVETTTITRKYLKYTPENSPATSQFAFCVFISARVLLVHWRYYDAELAPEFWILVDSMEEMARRWVGPVLREKNGRCLAGKYAAQLRELHRKCEADPRFNVDVLGYSSGIGGQGQGQGQSQGQGQECSPAAQTPAFSHQQGNALFAQPSSSSSFSRMAPPPASSPMVPSQTVAVSQRRHSQPIFPNQQQQQQQQQQQPPGQLRQGSMMGPMGSPMPMSTGFAPRDPDAPDELSAISHMLMDQRFMEMDRIISFDDMMFTAQTANNGNNASMPVNGWGQVDGSRMG from the exons ATGGATCTGACcgcgtcggcctcgggctcggggcCCCAGTCCCAGGACGGCACGTCAGAGAACGATATCCCCTCGTGCCAAGGCTGCCGACGCCGCAAGCTACGGTGCTCGCGCGACCAACCCGTCTGCTCCCATTGCAAGCGGCTAG ACTCACCATGTGTCTATGAcctgaagaagaacaagccGGGCATCAAGCCCGGAGCGGTCGAGAGTCTCAACCGCAGAGTCG AGGTCCTCGAGAATGCTCTGCTGCAAAAGTCCCACGGGGAGAGGAGCTTCCCCGGCTCCCACGGCCATGACGACGAGTCCGGCGGCCACGCACCGGCAGAGTCCCAGAACGTCGTCGGGATTCTCTCCCTGTTGGCCCGGGAGCTGCACAAGCTCAACTCCAAGAACAGGCTGAACTCGCAGGCCGGCACGCCCGAAGGAGGTGCCGACCATGCCGTCctctcgccggcgacgtccaGCTCTTCCCGGCGACACACCGTGGACGGCATCGAAGTCGTCTCGCATCCCCACAACcagccgaggaagaggcggaggGTAGACAGCTGCGGAAACCCCAACATCGACCTCGCGTACCCCCTAGAAGACCTGGAAAACATCACGACGAGCCTGCCGCCCCCGGACCTCCTGGAAGACGTCATCAACGTCTACTTCAACATCATCCAGCCGTGGATCCCGATCCTCCACGAGACCCAGTTCCGGAGACGGGTGCATGACCCGGAACAGCTCCCGCGGCTCGTCGTGGTGCTGCACGCCATGGTCGTCGCGGCCTTACGATACGTCGACAGCCCCGAGACGCGTCCCTCGGCGCAGGAGGTTGAGCGGCGGGCCCTGCGGTCGAGGGACATTGTCATCCTCAACGCCATGGACCAGCTCTCCGTCGAGAACCTGCAAGCTCTGGTCATCCTGGCATTCAACGAT ATTGGAAACGGCGATGCCTCCAAGGCCTGGTCAGTCGTCGGGTCTCTGACCCGAACGGTTGAATACCTTCAACTGAGCATCGAGTCCGATCACCAAGACAAAGAGCCCCTGTTGAAGCCGTTGCCTTCGATCCCTCCTCCCCAGAACTGgactgaagaagaagaacgacgTCGTGTGTTTTGGAACATCTTCAACCTAGACAG GTTCTGCTCCGTAACAACAGG GTGGAACACCAGTTTGACATCCGACGACGTCCACCGCAGACTgccggccgacggcgggctGTGGCACAAAGAAGAGCCCGTCATCACGCCCTTCTTCGGCATCTGGGACCGCTCGGCGGCCAAGATGGGCAACTCGATCGCCTTCCTGCCCGTACACTACCCGAGCCCGGAGCAAACGgccgaggcgccgccgcagacGCCGGTCAGCGCCAGCTCCCATAAGGGGCCAAACACGGTCGACATGACGACCGTCGGGGCCTTTGCCTACTGCATCGAGGCGACGGAGAGCCTCAGCAGGGTCACGACGTACTTTCTACAGCAGAAGATCAACTTCCAAGACAGAGGCGAGGTCTCTAGCTGGCTGACGAGATTCAAGGAGCTGGACCTGCGTTTAGTACA CTGGAAAATGTTTCTGCCACAAAAGTGGAAGGACTCCAACATCTCGCGCCAGCCGGCCCTCATCAACATGGACCCCAACCTGACGCTCGCCCACGTCACCCACAACACGTCCATGATCCTGCTCCACCAGCGCATCGCATACCCGGAAGCCCGGTGGTCCGGCATCGTCAAGCTGCCCAGCTTCTGCAACGCCGAGACGTGCCAGGAGGCCGCCGTGGAGACGACGACCATCACGCGCAAGTATCTCAAGTACACGCCCGAGAACAGCCCGGCGACCAGCCAGTTCGCCTTCTGCGTCTTCATCAGCGCGAGAGTGCTCCTCG TCCACTGGCGATACTACGATGCCGAGCTCGCCCCCGAGTTCTGGATCCTCGTCGACAGCATGGAAGAGATGGCCCGGCGGTGGGTCGGTCCCGTCCTCCGCGAGAAGAACGGCCGGTGCCTCGCCGGGAAGTACGCCGCCCAGCTCCGCGAGCTGCACCGCAAGTGCGAGGCGGACCCGCGGTTCAACGTCGACGTTCTGGGGTACTCgagcggcatcggcggccaGGGTCAGGGTCAGGGTCAGAGTCAGGGTCAAGGTCAAGAATGCAGTCCTGCCGCCCAGACGCCAGCCTTCAGCCACCAGCAGGGTAACGCTCTGTTCGCCcagccttcgtcgtcatcctccttcAGCAGgatggcgccgcctcctgcGTCGAGCCCGATGGTGCCGAGCCAGACCGTGGCCGTCTCCCAACGGAGACATTCTCAGCCCATCTTCCCGaatcaacaacaacaacagcagcaacagcaacaacaacctccTGGCCAACTGCGGCAGGGCTCGATGATGGGGCCCATGGGCTCGCCCATGCCGATGTCGACCGGCTTCGCGCCCCGGGACCCGGACGCCCCCGACGAGCTGTCCGCCATCTCGCACATGCTGATGGACCAGCGGTTCATGGAGATGGACCGTATCATCAGCTTCGACGACATGATGTTCACGGCGCAGACGGCAAACAATGGCAACAACGCCTCCATGCCGGTGAACGGATGgggccaggtcgacggcTCGCGGATGGGATAA
- a CDS encoding Putative heterokaryon incompatibility, translating to MRLLNSESLRLREFYDDSVPLYAIISHTWEDDEVTFQDLTGSAGLIKAGFSKIRACCSQAVRDGYEWVWVDTCCINKTSSAELSEAINSMFRWYRESAVCYVYLSDLPPQSPGRFDSASFMAASWFTRGWTLQELIAPHLVEFYDQAWNDIGTKTSLMDLIHERTGIRCDVLSGRCLLTWVPVAERMSWASNRQTSRREDIAYCLLGIFDIHMPLLYGEGPRAFVRLQQEILRNSEDLSILLWAHDKPDAHLNTLGVLAPSPDAFDDIPVWNLHGKQLGKLTRSWSGLHSSKLVHERIGPPALVKREDSEPPTITSRGLRTRLPRVGDWHGDEEEDVEGLYACTMGIGPVRGVLKLNHDYLAGYLCIKLTAKSNRLYLITEDDEPIFTTSSPMYINMDHEWPKFPPRIDGIEMVFSHDYKSLFVPSISRLAADDWPLVIPGTRYIISSYCYIEQGKPGIFHLHWSGNPGTSHESLEYNVIVAIAIDDHQGNATRRGKDHIVFCASADQDLVGEILSKEAGSEPGTTYINLLERSNQHRWADRYAEVLPGGSHVFQGAIKVKSLVPRLIVSIGSYKGSSEMQED from the exons ATGCGGCTCCTGAATTCCGAGTCTCTTCGACTCCGAGAGTTTTACGATGACAGCGTCCCCCTCTACGCGATCATATCCCACACAtgggaagacgacgaagtcACTTTTCAAGACCTTACCGGCTCTGCCGGTCTAATCAAGGCTGGCTTCTCCAAGATCCGGGCATGCTGCAGCCAGGCCGTTAGGGACGGCTATGAGTGGGTATGGGTCGACACTTGCTGCATCAACAAGACGTCAAGTGCTGAGCtctccgaggccatcaactCCATGTTTCGATGGTACCGCGAATCAGCCGTTTGCTACGTCTACCTGAGCGACCTGCCGCCTCAAAGTCCCGGGCGCTTCGACTCTGCAAGCTTTATGGCTGCCAGCTGGTTTACCAGGGGGTGGACTCTCCAAGAGCTCATCGCCCCTCATCTCGTTGAGTTCTACGATCAGGCGTGGAATGATATTGGGACCAAGACGTCTCTCATGGACTTGATACATGAGAGGACTGGGATCCGATGTGATGTTTTGTCCGGCCGATGCTTGTTGACATGGgtccccgtcgccgagcgCATGTCTTGGGCATCTAACAGGCAAACCTCGAGACGGGAAGACATAGCCTACtgcctcctcggcatcttcgacATCCACATGCCCCTTCTATATGGAGAGGGCCCTCGAGCCTTCGTGCGCCTTCAGCAAGAGATCCTTCGGAACTCGGAAGACCTCAGCATCCTGCTATGGGCCCATGACAAACCCGATGCACATCTCAATACCTTGGGTGTCCTTGCACCAAGTCCCGACGCCTTTGATGATATACCGGTATGGAATCTCCATGGGAAACAGCTCGGGAAACTAACGAGGAGTTGGAGCGGCCTTCACAGCTCCAAGCTCGTCCACGAGCGGATCGGGCCACCTGCCCTCGTCAAGCGCGAAGATTCTGAGCCTCCGACCATAACGAGTCGTGGTTTACGCACTCGGTTGCCCAGGGTTGGAGACTGGCAcggtgatgaagaggaggatgtAGAAGGATTATATGCTTGTACCATGGGCATAGGTCCTGTGCGAGGTGTGCTGAAGCTGAACCACGACTACTTGGCCGGCTACCTATGTATCAAACTAACCGCAA AATCAAATCGTCTATATCTCATTACAGAGGACGACGAACCCATATTCACCACGTCCTCTCCCATGTACATCAACATGGACCACGAATGGCCAAAGTTTCCCCCGAGAATCGACGGGATCGAAATGGTTTTCTCCCACGATTACAAATCCCTCTTTGTTCCCAGCATCTCCCGCCTTGCGGCTGACGACTGGCCGCTCGTCATTCCGGGAACCAGATACATTATTTCCAGCTACTGCTACATTGAGCAAGGGAAACCCGGGATATTCCATCTACACTGGTCTGGCAACCCCGGCACAAGTCATGAATCTCTGGAGTACAATGTCATAGTCGCGATCGCTATAGACGATCACCAAGGAAATGCCACCAGACGCGGCAAAGACCACATCGTGTTTTGCGCCAGTGCGGACCAAGACCTCGTCGGAGAAATCCTCAGCAAGGAGGCGGGCTCTGAGCCTGGAACGACGTACATCAACCTCTTGGAACGGTCGAACCAACACAGATGGGCCGATCGATATGCAGAGGTTCTACCAGGAGGCAGCCATGTCTTTCAGGGAGCCATCAAAGTGAAGAGCCTGGTTCCGAGATTGATCGTTTCCATCGGATCGTATAAAGGATCGAGCGAGATGCAGGAAGATTGA
- a CDS encoding Putative protein kinase: MTQIAGVISSGMRRLKYILSRFAKTAKSTRAIHEESIARYCPGGYHPVRIGGVFDNGKYRIVSKLGYGVYSTVWLACNQETKRHVSLKILTTDSFGDGNDTSELEILMRLKASCTASPISPPGAAHVLGLLDQFEHRGPHGNHVCLVVKAMRPDLSRFRRLFPDLKLPPPLVKRVSRQLLLALAHLHDACQAVNTDIKPTNILIESPAINDMFENAASEAFSPQDSPLPPPQDFYMRSTQVSSHEEDLARSTELSVRLTDFGASSRFDKHLTEWIQPDMLRASEVLGAEWDCKVDIWNLGLIIWELAEGRLLFDGTWAPRDSYTPEAHLAQMKAVLGAFPERLLARSKNRGLYFDSKGNLMKPSTFPPVSLEQFSKNPNISASDRTGFLELVTAMTRIDPDERPEAQTLLEADWLKEA; this comes from the exons ATGACGCAAATCGCAGGCGTCATCAGTTCCGGCATGAGACGGCTAAAGTATATTCTAAGCCGGTTCGCCAAAACTGCGAAGTCCACACGCGCCATCCACGAAGAGAGCATCGCACGATATTGCCCCGGAGGCTACCATCCCGTCCGGATCGGTGGTGTCTTCGACAACGGCAAGTACAGGATCGTCAGTAAGCTCGGCTACGGGGTTTACTCCACGGTGTGGCTTGCATGCAACCAAGA GACGAAGCGCCATGTCTCCCTCAAGATACTCACCACCGACTCGTTCGGCGACGGGAACGACACGTCCGAGCTAGAAATACTAATGCGCCTGAAAGCTTCTTGTACCGCTTCCCCTATATCGCCACCAGGGGCAGCCCAtgttcttgggcttcttgacCAATTTGAGCATCGCGGACCCCACGGAAATCATGTCTGCCTCGTTGTCAAGGCCATGAGGCCGGATCTATCTCGGTTTCGAAGGCTCTTCCCGGATCtgaagctgccgccgccccttgTAAAGCGCGTCTCAAGACAACTTCTCCTCGCTCTTGCTCATCTCCACGACGCATGCCAGGCCGTAAACACGG ACATCAAGCCGACAAACATCCTCATCGAAAGCCCCGCCATCAACGACATGTTTGAAAACGCAGCCTCGGAGGCTTTCTCGCCGCAAGACTccccgttgccgccgccgcaggacTTCTACATGAGGTCGACACAGGTTTCGTCACACGAAGAGGATCTCGCCCGGTCTACCGAGCTTTCTGTGCGGCTCACTGATTTTGGCGCAT CCAGTCGGTTCGACAAGCACCTGACGGAATGGATTCAGCCTGACATGCTCCGGGCCTCCGAGGTACTCGGAGCCGAGTGGGATTGCAAGGTCGACATTTGGAATCTCGGGCTGATA ATATGGGAGCTTGCCGAAGGTCGCCTGCTTTTCGACGGGACGTGGGCGCCGCGAGACTCCTACACGCCCGAGGCCCACCTAGCGCAGATGAAGGCGGTTCTGGGTGCTTTCCCAGAACGATTGCTGGCTCGGTCGAAGAACCGTGGCCTGTATTTCGATAGCAAAG GCAATCTCATGAAGCCCTCGACTTTCCCGCCCGTCTCGCTGGAGCAGTTCTCCAAGAATCCCAACATCTCGGCGTCCGACAGGACGGGTTTCCTGGAACTGGTCacggcgatgacgagaaTCGACCCGGATGAACGCCCAGAGGCCCAGACACTCCTGGAAGCTGACTGGCTCAAGGAGGCATAA
- a CDS encoding Putative myocardin: MADDNATSQPPVDETPISRPPGERKNSLENHLQHRPNRAELIEKNILPASNAAPSLIAHQKELEKHMRADSLNDKISHRPAPEELIKEGVLKEDPRSAEDKYAEAIEDEYAKREGGA; the protein is encoded by the exons aTGGCTGACGACAACGCCACCTCGCAACCCCCCGTTGACGAGACGCCCATCTCTCGCCCGCCCGGCGAGCGCAAGAACTCGCTCGAGAATCACCTCCAACACCGTCCCAACCGCGCCGAGCTAATTGAGA AAAACATTCTGCCCGCGTCCAACGCCGCGCCCAGCTTGATCGCCCATCagaaggagctcgagaagcacATGCGCGCAGACTCGCTCAACGATAAGATCTCGCACCGCCCGGCTCCCGAGGAACTCATCAAGGAGGGCGTGCTCAAGGAAGATCCGCGCAGCGCCGAGGACAAGtacgccgaggccatcgaggacgagtACGCCAAGCGCGAGGGGGGTGCGTAG